In Scatophagus argus isolate fScaArg1 chromosome 14, fScaArg1.pri, whole genome shotgun sequence, the following proteins share a genomic window:
- the zpld1a gene encoding zona pellucida-like domain-containing protein 1a has product MEHILLILLLFSNILSIGAQFNGYNCDANFHSRFPAERDISVYCGVQTITLKINFCPVLFSGYTDTDLALNGRHGDAHCRGFINNNTFPTVVIFSISLATLESCGNSLVVSTAQGPNAYGNLSLVQIGNISGYVDTPDPPTIISYLPGLLYKFSCSYPLEYLVNNTQLASSAAAISVKDSNGTFISTLNLLLYNDSSYIQQLSIPMAGLTLKTRVFAAVKAANLDRRWNILMDYCYTTPSGNPNDDLRYDLFFSCEKDPQTTVFENGKSQMGRFAFEVFRFVKHKNQKMSTVFLHCVTKLCRADDCPMLMPICGSRKKRDISEGKEFNSASGNAVLTAGPIITRSEETPTNNSQLAHLKAPVFQVNTVTSALISGVIILGVMSVCFFIFSLTLLKGKSTPVSSLCGVRNPAFN; this is encoded by the exons ATGGAACATATACTTTTGATTCTTTTACTATTTAGTAACATCTTATCAATCGGAGCTCAGTTCAATGGATACAACTGTGATGCCAACTTTCACAGTCGCTTCCCTG CGGAGAGGGACATCAGTGTGTACTGTGGGGTGCAGACGATCACCCTCAAGATCAACTTCTGCCCTGTCCTCTTTTCTGGCTATACCGACACCGATCTGGCCCTTAACGGTCGCCATGGAGATGCTCACTGTCGTGGTTTCATCAATAACAACACTTTTCCCACTGTTGTAATTTTTAGTATCAGCCTGGCCACGCTGGAGTCCTGTGGCAATTCCCTGGTG GTCTCCACAGCTCAAGGACCAAATGCTTATGGGAACCTGTCACTGGTGCAGATCGGAAACATATCAGGTTATGTCGATACTCCGGATCCACCGACCATCATCAGCTACCTGCCAGGTCTGCTGTACAAGTTCAGCTGCAGTTACCCACTGGAATACCTGGTCAACAACACACAGCTGGCCTC GTCAGCAGCTGCAATCTCAGTGAAGGACAGCAATGGTACTTTCATCAGCACACTGAATCTACTGCTCTACAAT GACTCATCATACATTCAGCAGCTGTCCATCCCCATGGCAGGACTGACCCTGAAGACACGTGTCTTTGCAGCTGTAAAGGCCGCTAATCTGGACAGGAG ATGGAACATTCTAATGGATTACTGCTACACCACGCCCTCTGGAAACCCTAACGATGACCTCCGCTATGATCTTTTCTTTAG CTGTGAAAAAGACCCCCAGACCACCGTCTTTGAAAATGGGAAAAGTCAAATGGGCCGCTTTGCCTTTGAAGTATTTCGCTTTGTAAAGCACAAGAACCAGAAGATGTCCACCGTCTTCCTGCACTGTGTCACCAAGCTGTGTCGAGCAGATGACTGTCCCATGCTTATGCCA ATCTGTGgcagcaggaaaaagagagacatcTCGGAGGGAAAGGAATTTAACAGTGCATCTGGGAATGCTGTCTTGACTGCTGGGCCTATCATCACTCGGAGTG aagaAACACCAACCAACAACTCTCAGCTGG CCCATCTGAAAGCTCCAGTGTTTCAGGTGAACACAGTGACGAGCGCACTCATCTCAGGTGTGATCATCCTGGGTGTCATGAGTGTTtgcttcttcatcttctccctcACCCTTCTCAAAGGCAAGAGCACTCCTGTAAGCAGCCTGTGTGGAGTCCGCAACCCAGCCTTCAACTGA